In a single window of the Leopardus geoffroyi isolate Oge1 chromosome D2, O.geoffroyi_Oge1_pat1.0, whole genome shotgun sequence genome:
- the ACTR1A gene encoding alpha-centractin, whose amino-acid sequence MESYDVIANQPVVIDNGSGVIKAGFAGDQIPKYCFPNYVGRPKHVRVMAGALEGDIFIGPKAEEHRGLLSIRYPMEHGIVKDWNDMERIWQYVYSKDQLQTFSEEHPVLLTEAPLNPRKNRERAAEVFFETFNVPALFISMQAVLSLYATGRTTGVVLDSGDGVTHAVPIYEGFAMPHSIMRIDIAGRDVSRFLRLYLRKEGYDFHSSSEFEIVKAIKERACYLSINPQKDETLETEKAQYYLPDGSTIEIGPSRFRAPELLFRPDLIGEESEGIHEVLVFAIQKSDMDLRRTLFSNIVLSGGSTLFKGFGDRLLSEVKKLAPKDVKIRISAPQERLYSTWIGGSILASLDTFKKMWVSKKEYEEDGARSIHRKTF is encoded by the exons ATGGAGTCCTACGATGTGATCGCCAACCAGCCTGTCGTGATCGACAAC ggATCCGGTGTGATTAAAGCTGGTTTTGCTGGTGATCAGATTCCCAAATATTGCTTTCCAAACTA TGTGGGCAGACCCAAACACGTTCGTGTCATGGCCGGAGCCCTGGAAGGTGACATCTTCATTGGCCCCAAAGCCGAG GAACACCGAGGGCTGCTCTCCATCCGCTACCCCATGGAGCACGGCATCGTCAAGGACTGGAACGATATGGAGCGCATCTGGCAATATGTCTATTCTAAGGACCAACTGCAGActttctcagaggag CACCCTGTGCTCCTGACGGAGGCACCTTTAAACCCACGGAAAAACCGCGAACGAGCTGCTGAAGTTTTCTTCGAGACCTTCAATGTTCCAGCCCTTTTCATCTCCATGCAAGCTGTGCTCAGCCT TTACGCCACAGGCAGGACCACAGGTGTGGTGCTGGATTCTGGGGACGGCGTCACACATGCTGTACCCATTTATGAGGGCTTTGCCATGCCCCACTCAATCATGCGCATCGACATTGCTGGCCGAGATGTCTCTCGCTTCCTTCGCCTCTACCTGCGGAAGGAGGGCTATGATTTCCACTCATCTTCTGAGTTTGAGATTGTCAAGGCCATAAAAGAA AGAGCCTGCTACCTGTCCATAAACCCGCAGAAGGATGAGACACTAGAGACGGAGAAGGCTCAGTACTACCTGCCCGACGGCAGCACCATTGAG ATTGGTCCTTCCCGATTCCGGGCACCTGAGCTGCTGTTCAGGCCAGACCTGATTGGAGAGGAGAGTGAGGGCATCCACGAGGTGCTGGTGTTTGCCATCCAGAAGTCGGACATGGACTTGCGGCGCACGCTCTTCTCTAACATCGTCCTCTCGGGAGGCTCCACCCTGTTCAAAG GTTTTGGTGACAGGCTACTGAGTGAAGTGAAGAAACTGGCTCCGAAAGACGTGAAGATCAGG ATATCTGCACCTCAAGAGAGACTGTATTCCACATGGATTGG GGGCTCCATCCTTGCCTCCCTGGACACCTTTAAGAAGATGTGGGTCTCCAAGAAGGAATATGAAGAAGACGGTGCCCGATCTATCCACAGGAAAACCTTCTAA